From the genome of Mycobacterium dioxanotrophicus, one region includes:
- the dnaN gene encoding DNA polymerase III subunit beta: MSTTTAGLTDLKFRVVREDFADAVAWVARNLPSRPTIPVLAGVLLTGTDDGLTISGFDYEVSAEVRVAAEIASPGSVLVSGRLLSDITKALPGKPVDISVEGTRVALTCGSARFSLPTLAVEDYPALPALPDETGVVASDLFAEAIGQVAVAAGRDDTLPMLTGIRVEISGESVVLAATDRFRLAVRELTWVATAADVEAAVLVPAKTLAEAAKAGTDGTEVHLSLGSGPSVGKDGLLGIRSNGKRSTTRLLDAEFPKFRQLLPTEHTAVATIGVAELTEAIKRVALVADRGAQIRMEFAEDVLRLSAGADDVGRAEEDLPVSFAGEPLTIAFNPTYLTDGLGSLRSERVTFGFTTPSRPAVLRPAGDDDGTGGGGPFPAAHTDYVYLLMPVRLPG, encoded by the coding sequence GTGTCGACGACGACGGCTGGGCTGACCGACCTGAAGTTTCGCGTGGTACGCGAGGACTTCGCGGACGCGGTGGCCTGGGTGGCCCGTAACCTGCCGAGCCGGCCCACCATCCCGGTACTGGCCGGTGTGCTTCTCACCGGCACCGATGACGGACTGACCATCTCCGGCTTCGACTACGAAGTCTCCGCAGAGGTCCGGGTTGCTGCTGAAATCGCTTCTCCGGGAAGCGTTTTGGTGTCCGGTCGGCTGCTCTCGGACATCACCAAGGCACTGCCGGGCAAGCCCGTGGACATCAGCGTGGAAGGCACCCGCGTCGCGCTGACCTGCGGAAGTGCCCGGTTCTCGCTGCCCACCTTGGCGGTCGAGGACTACCCGGCTCTGCCCGCGCTGCCGGACGAGACCGGGGTGGTGGCCTCCGATCTGTTCGCCGAGGCCATCGGACAGGTCGCCGTGGCCGCCGGCCGGGATGACACGCTGCCGATGCTGACCGGCATCCGCGTCGAAATCTCCGGGGAATCAGTCGTTTTGGCTGCCACGGACCGGTTCCGGTTGGCAGTTCGGGAGCTCACCTGGGTGGCCACCGCGGCCGACGTCGAGGCTGCGGTGCTGGTGCCCGCGAAGACGCTGGCCGAGGCGGCCAAGGCCGGCACCGACGGCACCGAGGTGCACCTGTCGCTCGGGTCGGGGCCGTCGGTCGGCAAGGACGGCCTGCTGGGCATCCGCAGTAACGGCAAACGCAGCACCACCCGCCTGCTCGACGCGGAATTCCCCAAGTTCCGCCAGTTGCTGCCCACCGAGCACACCGCGGTGGCGACCATCGGCGTCGCAGAGCTGACCGAGGCCATCAAGCGTGTCGCCCTGGTGGCCGACCGCGGGGCGCAGATCCGCATGGAGTTCGCCGAAGACGTGCTGCGGCTGTCGGCCGGGGCCGACGACGTCGGTCGGGCCGAGGAGGATCTGCCGGTCTCGTTCGCGGGCGAGCCGCTCACCATCGCGTTCAACCCGACCTACCTGACCGACGGGTTGGGCTCGTTGCGCTCCGAACGTGTGACATTCGGCTTCACGACACCCAGCCGTCCCGCAGTGTTGCGGCCGGCGGGCGACGATGATGGGACCGGTGGAGGTGGGCCG